From Watersipora subatra chromosome 8, tzWatSuba1.1, whole genome shotgun sequence, a single genomic window includes:
- the LOC137402660 gene encoding piggyBac transposable element-derived protein 4-like, which translates to MDFSSDFEYDSDDFVDNATGAHPRTRDIVFDADTGDDDSQLGADFDSDSDFDQLDSNSTSTATTSRPTSTTDTGAASTSTATNISTGASGDDGSSGNLAAPGYLGFILSDLDNTPTPTFDWQPTEKVMCSPNFDPAAPHGPTRVMPADSKPADFFMLFYNEKLLQSVCDFTNENAARRKISESTIHSGYGKWTKLETDELRAFYALRAFIEMFCKDRQRSIWRPQYELLQMPKASTVMSLRRYDQIKRYLHYCNQETSIQDRSHPEYDRLYKIRFLINHMKERFTAEYSPSQDLSVDECMIPFRGRWSGKCYDSSKPIKWGVKVWMACCASSGYALNLHVYSGKDRDFEDLTTVKNSAAVVLKLVQSYWGRGYHVVTDRYYTSPYLLHWLRELQMSGTGTCMTNRKEYPKQLIATKAEARRLEQGDSKWLQCAKTGIVATRWNDKKPIYFLSNYVRAELSEPPTVIRRNKKGEKLTVKATPSVIVYNQMMGGVDLNDKMARLDRSRKSYKWYTRIDRKCFHWSLYNAYVLYKHGQEKPMEFRDFVLQILTTWIGEKSFSRQSTRTNTPAATPNNPEIRLDMSKLHCPEWPTDGSKDHRCAVCQKKYLIESQQNPEKAYKDLQHKSVKSSIRCETCNVYLCIKRGSDCWKAYHTRVQYWK; encoded by the coding sequence ATGGATTTTTCTAGTGATTTTGAGTATGATTCAgatgattttgtggacaatgCTACTGGAGCTCATCCTAGAACAAGGgacattgtttttgatgctgatACTGGTGATGATGACTCACAATTAGGTGCTGATTTCGACTCGGATTCAGATTTTGATCAGCTGGACTCAAATTCTACTAGTACTGCTACTACTAGTAGACCTACTAGTACAACTGATACTGGAGCTGCTAGTACTAGTACTGCTACCAACATTTCTACTGGAGCCTCTGGTGATGACGGTAGTTCAGGAAATCTGGCAGCACCAGGTTATCTGGGATTCATCCTGTCTGACTTGGATAATACCCCAACACCCACGTTCGACTGGCAGCCTACTGAGAAAGTAATGTGCAGCCCTAACTTTGACCCAGCTGCACCACATGGACCAACAAGAGTAATGCCTGCTGATTCAAAGCCAGCTGACTTCTTCATGCTGTTCTACAATGAGAAACTTTTACAATCAGTATGTGATTTCACGAACGAGAATGCTGCCAGACGAAAGATAAGCGAGAGTACTATCCACAGCGGTTATGGAAAGTGGACTAAACTCGAGACAGACGAACTCCGAGCGTTCTACGCGCTCCGAGCATTCATAGAAATGTTCTGCAAGGATAGGCAGCGAAGTATCTGGAGACCGCAGTACGAGCTTCTCCAGATGCCTAAAGCTTCAACTGTCATGTCATTACGGCGGTATGACCAGATAAAACGTTACCTGCATTACTGTAATCAAGAGACGTCAATTCAGGATCGTAGCCATCCTGAATACGACAGACTTTACAAAATCAGGTTCCTCATCAACCACATGAAAGAGCGATTCACAGCAGAGTACTCTCCCTCCCAGGATCTGTCAGTAGACGAGTGCATGATTCCTTTTCGGGGTCGCTGGAGTGGGAAATGTTACGACTCCTCAAAGCCAATCAAATGGGGAGTGAAAGTCTGGATGGCGTGTTGTGCTTCCAGTGGATATGCGCTAAACCTACATGTCTATTCTGGGAAGGACAGAGACTTTGAGGACTTGACCACAGTGAAAAACTCTGCCGCAGTAGTACTGAAACTAGTTCAAAGTTACTGGGGTCGAGGCTACCATGTAGTTACTGATCGCTACTACACGTCACCTTATCTTCTCCACTGGCTACGTGAGCTTCAGATGTCTGGTACTGGTACATGTATGACCAACCGAAAGGAGTACCCGAAACAGCTAATAGCCACCAAAGCGGAAGCTCGGAGGTTGGAGCAAGGGGATTCTAAGTGGCTCCAGTGTGCGAAAACAGGAATTGTAGCAACCCGCTGGAATGACAAGAAACCGATCTACTTCCTGTCAAACTATGTCAGAGCTGAGCTGTCTGAGCCACCAACTGTAATCCGTAGAAATAAGAAAGGTGAGAAGCTGACAGTGAAGGCCACACCATCCGTCATCGTATACAATCAGATGATGGGTGGTGTGGACCTCAATGATAAAATGGCAAGACTCGATCGCTCTCGAAAGTCATATAAGTGGTACACGCGAATCGACCGCAAATGCTTTCACTGGTCCCTGTACAACGCTTATGTGCTCTATAAGCATGGCCAGGAAAAGCCAATGGAATTCAGAGACTTTGTCCTGCAGATACTGACGACATGGATAGGTGAAAAGTCATTCTCTCGACAGTCAACTAGGACAAACACACCAGCTGCCACTCCCAACAATCCGGAGATACGTCTAGACATGAGCAAACTACACTGTCCCGAGTGGCCTACTGATGGGTCAAAAGATCACCGCTGTGCAGTCTGCCAGAAAAAGTACCTGATAGAATCGCAGCAAAATCCAGAGAAGGCTTACAAAGACTTACAACACAAATCAGTCAAGAGTTCAATTCGGTGTGAAACCTGCAACGTGTACTTGTGCATCAAACGCGGTTCAGACTGCTGGAAAGCGTACCATACCAGAGTTCAGTATTGGAAGTGA